In the genome of Anaerolineaceae bacterium oral taxon 439, the window GAAACCGGCGGCCCCCAGAAGGCGAATTCAGGAGCGAACCGTGTCCTGAACTCGCTCCTTTTCGTTCTCGGCGTCGGCGCGAGCTTCGCTGTTCTCGGCTTCGGGTTCGGAACCGTCAGCGCGTTCGTTTCCCAGCGCGCCGTCTCGGTCGCCGCCGGCTTGCTGATCGTCCTGATGGGCGTCAGCCAGATGGGCCTGATTCATCTTCCGGTTTTTGACCGCTTCAGCGATCAGAGCGGAAAAATTGAAGCGCGCGGCGGACCGTTCCGTTCGTTCCTGCTTGGGCTGCTCATGTCGATCGGCTGGATCCCCTGTATCGGCCCGATCCTGGCGTCGATCCTTTTCCTGAGCGGAACGAGCGGCTCCGCGCTCCAGGGCGGCGGTTACATGCTGATCTATATTACAGGCTTCGCCGTTCCATTTTTAATAATCACGATTTTTTCAGACTATTTCCTGACAAAAATCAGGAAAATTCATCCGTACCTGCCGCTGATTAAGAAGATCGGCGGCGCGCTCCTGATCTTAATAGGGTTGACCCAGGCTTTCAACGTACGGATCGGATAGTCAACCGTAAATTCAAATCGAAAGGCATTAAAGGTAAAATAAACGCATGAAAACACAACTCAGAACATACCGTCGATCCCTCCCGTTCCTGATCCTCGCGGGAGTTCTCCTGATCCTGGCGGGCCTGACGGCCGGCTGCTCAACGGACGGAGCGAAAAGCCCGGCCGCTGGCGGCGCTCCCGTTTCCAACGACACGTCCACGGAAGCAAAACCCAGCGACGACGCCGAAGTCAATTCGGATAACGGCGCGATCGACCTCCTCGATTTAGACGGAAACCGGTTCCGCTTATCGGAATACCGCGGTAAAAAAGTTTACATGAAATTCTGGGCGTCCTGGTGCACGGTCTGCCTCGCCCGGCTGGAAGAAGTCGAAAAATTAGCGAACGATGCCGGTCTCGATTTCGAAGTCGTGACCGTCGTTTCGCCGGGCTACGGGCAGGAGCTCGATCTGGAGAATTTCCGGAAATGGTTCGCGAAACAGGAACATAACAGGTTCCCCGTCCTGATCGACGAGGGCGGAAAGCTGGCAAAGTGGTACGGGGTCCGCGGCTATCCGACGTCGTTTTTTATCGACCCCGAAGGCGCGGTCAAAGTCTTCCAGGGCGATCTCAGCGGCGACATGATCCATCAGGTTTTCGCGTCGGAGATGATGAACCGAGAGCCCGAAACGGAGGATGACTGACATGACCCATCCAACCGCATCGCAGAGCGCAGCGACGAAAAAGATTTATTTAGCCGGCGGGTGCTTCTGGGGCGTCGAGGCTTATTTCCAGAGCGTCGACGGCGTCGTGGAAGCAGTTTCAGGCTACGCGAACGGTAAGACCGAAAATCCGCGCTATGAAGACCTGATTTACCATAACAGCGGACACGCGGAGACCGTCGAAGTGACCTACGACCCGAGCCGGATCAGCCTCGACGAGCTCCTTCGCCATTACTTCCGGATCATCAACCCGGTCAGCCGAAACCGGCAGGGGAACGACGTCGGCACGCAGTACCGCACCGGCGTTTACTACACCGATACCGCCGATCTTCCCACAATCGAGGCGCGGATCGCCGCGGAACAGGAAAAATACGACCAGAAGATCGCTGTCGAGGTCAAACCGCTCGAACAGTTCTTCCAGGCCGAGGAGTATCATCAGGATTACCTGATCAAGAATCCGAACGGCTACTGCCATATTGATTTAGGCCTCGCCGAAAAACCGCTCGAAGCCGAAACTCCGATCCCGACTCCGATCCAGAGCACGCCGGCGTATTCGAAGCCCGACGACGCAGAGCTCAAAGCGACGCTCAGCCCGGAGAGCTGGAAGGTTGTCCGGGAAAACGGGACGGAACGGCCGTTCTCGAGCCCGCTTTGGGACGAGGACGGGGACGGGATCTACGTCGACGTCACGACCGGCGAACCGCTTTTCAGTTCGCAGGATAAATTCGAATCCGATTGCGGCTGGCCGAGCTTTTCGAAGCCGATCGACGAACGGGTCGTCGATTATCATGAAGATCGCTCGTACGGAATGAACCGGACCGAAGTCCGAAGCGTGACCGGCGACGCGCATCTGGGGCACGTCTTCGAAGACGGACCGAGCGAATTCGGCGGGCTGCGTTACTGTATCAACGGCGCGTCGCTCCGTTTCATCCCGAAAGAAGACCTCGAAGCCGAAGGTTACGGCGCCTACCGATCGCTCTTTGACGAAAAATAAACCCGGGCCTCCGGGGAATCAGCGAAAAAAAAGGAAACGTTCGGTTTCCTTTTTTTTCGCGTCCGGATAAAAAATTCCGCTGCGATCGATAAACTTTCAGGCGCCCCGCGAACGGAAGAACCGTCTTCCCGCCCGCCGGCGCTTCGATCGGTCCGAATTAATTCTACAGGAGTTTTCGACAATTCGCCTCAGGCGCATTCACCTCAGGATAGATTCCAATCCGAAAACGCCTTTAAGCCATGCGCAGGGTCAGCCGGCGATAGCTTATAATCAATGCCGAAAGAGCGGGAACGCGGTAGAATCTTATTATAAACTGACGATGGAGATTCAATATGGAGGCGATCTCGTTTGAGTAACTATCAACCGCCTTTTCACCTGACGGATAAGATGACCTCTCTGATCGCGGAGATCAGCGAGCAGGTCGGTTTGATCACGATTTTACAGAAGGGAACGATCAGCCCACGCCTGCGCCGGGAGAACCGCATCCGCACCATCCACAGTTCGCTTGCGATTGAGCATAATTCGTTGTCGCTGGAACAGGTGACGGCAATCCTGAACGGCAGGCGCGTTCTCGGCAATCCCAACGAAATCAAAGAGATTCTGAACGCATATGAAGCCTATGAACTGATGCTGCGGTTGGACCCTGCTTCTGTAGAAGATCTCTTGCATGCGCATCGGCTGATGATGAACGGATTGATCCCGGAAAACGGCAGGTTCCGTTCCGCTGGCGTGGGTGTATTTAACGCCGAAGGACTGATTCACCTGGCGCCTCCCGCGAAATTTGTGTCAGAACATATTCATAACCTCTTTGACTGGTACCAGCGGTCTGAACTGCACCCGCTGATTAAAAGCGCCGTCTTCCATTATGAATTCGAATTCATCCACCCCTTCGCGGACGGCAACGGCCGCATGGGACGGATGTGGCATTGTCTTCTGCTGGGCAAGTGGAAAGAACTGTTCTTCTGGCTACCGATTGAGGAATTAATCCGATCCAGGCAACAGGAATACTACGCGGCGCTCGGCGCCGCGGACGCGCAGGCAGACAGCGCGGGCTTTGTAGAATTGATGCTCGAAATCATCCGGGACAGCCTGAGAGAGACAACGGTTGTTGGTCATGGGACCGACCAAGACAGCGACCCAGTAAGCGATCAAGATAAAACGCCCGTGGGCAGGCTGCTGTCGGCGCTCGGGAAAGACACGTTGTCTGCCGCGGAGCTGATGCAGCGGCTCCGACTATCGCACAGGCCGACTTTCCGGAAGAACTACCTGAATCCCGCGCTGGATCAGCATCTCATAGAACGCACGATCCCGGATAAGCCGAACAGCAAAAATCAGAAATACCGGAAGGCTGGATAAGCTGGGACTTAAAGCGGTAAAATCTTATTATCAATTGACGATGGAGGGATCCTTAATGAACCGAATTCATATTCAAACAGCTGCCGACCCGACCGCGGTCGGGAAAATCACCGCGGAAATCTTTCTTTCCCATGTCCGCGCTAAGCCGAACGCCGTTTTAGGACTGGCGACCGGATCGACGCCGCTGCCGCTGTACGCCGCGCTGGTCAACGCCTTTCGCGCCGGATCGGTCTCGTTTAAAGCGGTACGCACGGTAAACCTCGACGAATACGTCGGACTGGCCCCGACGCACGATCAGAGCTACCGCTATTTCATGAACGAGAACCTTTTCAAGCGGATCGATATCGACCTTGCCAACACCCATATCCCCGACGGAACGGCGGAGGATCCGGAAGCCGCCTGCAAGGCGTATGAAGAAAAAATCGCCGCGCTCGGCGGGATCGATATCCAGCTTCTCGGGATCGGCCTCAACGGGCATATCGGGTTCAACGAGCCCGACGACGTTTTTTCAAAGACCACGCACGTCGTCAGGCTGACCGCGATGACCCGCGAATCGAACCAGCGTTTCTTCGCCTCGCTCGCCGACGTCCCGACGCACGCGGTCACGATGGGGATCGGGACGATTTTCGCCGCGAAAAAGCTCGTTCTCGTCGTAACCGGCGCGAACAAGGCCGAAATCCTGAAAAAGACGCTTTACGGCGAGGTTGACCCGCGCGTCCCGGCTTCAATCCTGCAATTTCATCCCAACGTGGAAGTTTTCGCCGACGAAGCCGCGGCGCGCCTTCTCTGAAACGCGGATCGCATAAAAAAACGAGCCCTCGCCCGGACGCCGAATCGGACAGCCGCGGGGGTTCGTTTTATCCTGAAATCATCGGCCGATCTATTCCGCCCGGGGCGTCTGGCAGTCGGGACAGACGCCTGAAAACAGAACGCTCTTCGACCGGATCTGATAACCGCTGATCGCTTCCGGAACCGGAAGGCTGTCAAAATCGTACTCCAGATCGATCAGCCGGTGGCACTTTTCGCATTCGAAATGCGCGTGCGGCTCGGTGACGATATCGTAATGCAGCTCGTTTGCGCTCGTATACACCGGACGGACCAACCCGGCGTCGACCAGACTGTTGACCGTGTTATAAATCGTCGTCCGCGAGAGCGTCGGGATCGTCGATTTCAGATCGTTAAAAATCATGTCAACGCTGGGATGCGTATGATTTTCTGTCAGGTATTCAAGAATCTTCAATCGCTGGTACGACAGCTTGATATTGTGCCGCCCCAGTTCTGTTTTAAGTTTTTCAGTGGAATCTTTCATAGTTTGTATATCTTTCGATCTAAAAGTTTTCTCTGATTATAGCATATTTGAAATTGTCATACATGGGTTATGGCTCATGCCATGCGGAAGGCGTCCCCGGATCGGCCGACGGGTATGGAACTTTCCGTCCCGGACCAGGCCCTTCCGCATCATTCCGGCAGCATATGCAGATTTCTTTCTGATAAAATACAGGAACTCCACAGGACGGGGGATTATCCGTCCGAGAGAACGCGATGAACCGCGAGGATACCTGGATGAGAACCGAAACCGGCCCTGAAAACGAACCCGCCGCCCGCGCGATCGGCGTCTTTGACTCCGGCGTCGGCGGACTGACCGTCATGCGCGCGCTGATGAAAACGATGCCAATGGAGGATATCGTTTACTTCGGCGACACCGCGCGCGTTCCCTACGGGAGCAAGTCGAAAGAAACGATCGTCCGCTTCTCGCGCCAGATCGTCAGCTTCCTGCGCAGCCGGTCCGTCAAAGCCATCGTCGTCGCCTGCAACACGGCCAGCGCCTGGGCGCTCGAAGAGCTCCGCGGCGAATTCGAGCTTCCGATCGTCGGCGTCATCGCCCCAGGCGCGGCCGCGGCGGTTTCGGCGACGCGGAACGGGAAAATCGGCGTCATCGGCACATACGCGACCGTCGAGAGCCAGGCCTACGACCGCGCGATCCGCGCGCTCGATCCGGCGCTGACGCCGATTAAAACCGCCTGCCCGCTGTTCGTTCCGCTCGTTGAGGAAGGGCTGACCTCCGGCGAGATTACCGACCGCGTCGTCGCCTATTATTTAAGCGGGATGAAAGCCGGCGGCGTCGATACGCTCCTCCTCGGCTGTACGCATTATCCGCTGATGAAAGGCGCGATCGCCGCGTTCATGGGCGAGGGCGTCCGCTGTATCGATCCGGCGAAGAACACGGCCGAAGAGCTGCGCGGGATACTGGAAAGCGCGGGGCTCCTCCGCGGCGGCGCGGACGTCCCGGCGAAAGCGGAATACACCTTCGCCGTCAGCGACGCCGAAGAAAGGATGACCGCGTTCGCGAACCGGATCCTGCCGTTTTCGATCGCGGCCGCGGAAAAAATCGCGATCGAAAGCTATGAGCCCATCCCGCATGGATCATTCAACGAAGAAAGGGGAACCCTGCGATGAAGTATCGAATTGAAAAAGGAACCTGTTCCGAAATGGGATGCGAAGAATGGACGATGATCCAGTCCGACGGCGATCGCTCCGTCGCCGAAGTCACGATCCTTCCGGGACACGGCGCGAATATC includes:
- a CDS encoding peptide methionine sulfoxide reductase, which codes for MTHPTASQSAATKKIYLAGGCFWGVEAYFQSVDGVVEAVSGYANGKTENPRYEDLIYHNSGHAETVEVTYDPSRISLDELLRHYFRIINPVSRNRQGNDVGTQYRTGVYYTDTADLPTIEARIAAEQEKYDQKIAVEVKPLEQFFQAEEYHQDYLIKNPNGYCHIDLGLAEKPLEAETPIPTPIQSTPAYSKPDDAELKATLSPESWKVVRENGTERPFSSPLWDEDGDGIYVDVTTGEPLFSSQDKFESDCGWPSFSKPIDERVVDYHEDRSYGMNRTEVRSVTGDAHLGHVFEDGPSEFGGLRYCINGASLRFIPKEDLEAEGYGAYRSLFDEK
- a CDS encoding glucosamine-6-phosphate deaminase, which gives rise to MNRIHIQTAADPTAVGKITAEIFLSHVRAKPNAVLGLATGSTPLPLYAALVNAFRAGSVSFKAVRTVNLDEYVGLAPTHDQSYRYFMNENLFKRIDIDLANTHIPDGTAEDPEAACKAYEEKIAALGGIDIQLLGIGLNGHIGFNEPDDVFSKTTHVVRLTAMTRESNQRFFASLADVPTHAVTMGIGTIFAAKKLVLVVTGANKAEILKKTLYGEVDPRVPASILQFHPNVEVFADEAAARLL
- a CDS encoding cell filamentation protein Fic, which produces MTSLIAEISEQVGLITILQKGTISPRLRRENRIRTIHSSLAIEHNSLSLEQVTAILNGRRVLGNPNEIKEILNAYEAYELMLRLDPASVEDLLHAHRLMMNGLIPENGRFRSAGVGVFNAEGLIHLAPPAKFVSEHIHNLFDWYQRSELHPLIKSAVFHYEFEFIHPFADGNGRMGRMWHCLLLGKWKELFFWLPIEELIRSRQQEYYAALGAADAQADSAGFVELMLEIIRDSLRETTVVGHGTDQDSDPVSDQDKTPVGRLLSALGKDTLSAAELMQRLRLSHRPTFRKNYLNPALDQHLIERTIPDKPNSKNQKYRKAG
- a CDS encoding glutamate racemase, which encodes MRTETGPENEPAARAIGVFDSGVGGLTVMRALMKTMPMEDIVYFGDTARVPYGSKSKETIVRFSRQIVSFLRSRSVKAIVVACNTASAWALEELRGEFELPIVGVIAPGAAAAVSATRNGKIGVIGTYATVESQAYDRAIRALDPALTPIKTACPLFVPLVEEGLTSGEITDRVVAYYLSGMKAGGVDTLLLGCTHYPLMKGAIAAFMGEGVRCIDPAKNTAEELRGILESAGLLRGGADVPAKAEYTFAVSDAEERMTAFANRILPFSIAAAEKIAIESYEPIPHGSFNEERGTLR